The genomic region GATCTCACGCGCCAAGTCCAAGCCTGGCAAGACGATCGCAACCGAACGACGAAGGGCGTCGACTGGCAATTCACGACCCAACAAGCCCGCGTGAAACTGCGACGACTCTACCCCCAGCTTTTGGTGTGACAAGGGACTAGTTGCACGTACATCTACCTCGACAATGAATTGCGCGACCACAACCTGTTCCAGGCCATCTGCCGCACCAACCGGCTCGATGGTGATGACAAGGACTACGGCCACATTGTCGACTTCAAAGAGCTTTTCGGCGATGTGCAGCAGGCGCTTGCCGTCTACAACTCCGACGAGCTAGTGATGTGATTCACGCTGTTGGGGCATTATCCAGCGCGCGCCTGGCTCCAAGTACGATCTGGTACCTCCCGGTTACGAATCGGGCATTGGGGTGAACAGGCCACAGTCAATCCCGCGCCTGGGATTCCCACGTCGCGGCGGTCTCGCGGATCGCAAGTTGCCGCTTGCTGCAGCTCGGCACGGGACTTGCCTAGAAGGTTGTCACACGTCGAAAGCGTGAGCCCGGTCACCCGGTGTCTCGCCCAAGGACGAAGGAGACGATGTGTCCGTGACCGCCGAAGAGCAGTACCGACGGGGCCGTGATCTGCTTGCTGCAGGCCAGTTTGCAGAAGCCCTCGAGCATTTCCGGAAGGCCCACAACCTGGATCAGGCGAATCCCCGCTACCGGTCGTTCTACGGCCTGGGCCTGGCCCTCGTAGACCGTCGATTCGATCGCGCCCTCGAGCTGTGCCGCTCGGCCGCGAAGGAAGAGTTCTTCAACCCGGAGCTCTATCACAACCTCTCGCGCGTCCACCTGGCGTTCGGATTCAAGGCCGAGGCGATCCGCTATCTCCGTCGAGGATTGATGATCGACCCGAGCAACGGAGAGATGCTTGGCGAGCTCCAGAGCCTCGGTATGCGGAGTGCGCCGATGCTCACCTTCCTGCCCCGGCGCCATCCCATCAACAGGCTGCTGGGTCGCGTTCGTCGCGTGTGGGTACGGCCCGGCGGGGCACCGATCCAGCAGACCGCCTGACCCGGCTGCGGTGAACCAGCCAGGCCGCCCGATTGCGGCCGACTGAGGGCTCAGGCAGGCGCATCCCCTGCGCACCCATCGGGTACGCTTCCTGGCGGTGTGACGCGGCGGCGAGTGCGAAGGAGCAGCTCGCTCGATCCGCAGAACGCGGCTAGCGCTTGCGCTTGTGACGCGCGCGCTTCAGAAGCTTCTTCTTCTTGTGCTTGCGCATCTTCTTGCGGCGTTTCTTGATGACGCTACCCACGCGGGCTCCTCGAGATCCGGAAGAACCGGGATGAATAGGGAGTCCGCAGCCCAGCGTCAACTTTGCGGATCGTTGCGAGTTTTTCGCATTGCCCGGGTCGAGGGTCGTCCGCGGCTTCCGAGTTCACGGCGTTTTTGTCCGAACGCCCGCAGCTTGGGCCTCCATCTTCTTGATTTTTTTGCGTTTCTCTCTTGACGGCCGTGTTTTCGCACGGGTAGGTTCGATCGCAACTTCGGCGCTAATGGCCGAGGATTGCGATGGAAAAGGGGTTTTCTCCTTCAAGTCGCGGGTTCCTGTCTCCGATAGGGGGCTGGAACCACCAACACCGCGGTGTTCCAGCTCCACAGTGGAGTTCGGCGCACCCACAGGGGGGTGACCCAAGATATGGCAGCTCGAAAGAAAGCAACTCGCAAGAAGGCGACTCGCAAGAAGGCGACTCGCAAGAAGGCCACGCGGAAGAAGGCCACTCGTAAGAAGGCGACCCGCAAGAAGGCCACTCGGAAGAAGGCGACCCGCAAGAAGGCCACTCGGAAGAAGGCGACTCGCAAGAAGGCCACTCGCAAGAAGGCCACACGGCGCAAGAAGGCGACCCGCAAGAAGGCGACTCGCAAGAAGGCCACACGGCGCAAGAAGGCGACTCGCAAGAAGGCCACACGCAAGAAGGCCACCCGGCGCAAGAAGGCGACTCGCAAGAAAGCGACTCGCAAGAAGGCGACGCGGAAGAAGGCCACGCGCAAGAAGGCGACCCGTCGCAAGAAGGCCACGCGCCGGCGATAGCCGTGCGGTGACCTTCACCGAAGGTCTTGGGACCCCGGCCGGCATATGCCGGCCGGGGTTTCCTTCTTTGGGGCGGCTGCTAGCCTCCGCCGTCCCTCTCTACCTGGCGCAGCCACCCTCCCCTGGGGGCGCAGGCTGCCCGCCGCTCGCCGGAGGATCGTCATGGCACGGATCACGATCGAGGACTGCACAGCCAAGGTCCCGAACCGCTTTCACCTCGTGCAGATGGTCGCGATCCGCGCCAAGCAGCTCAAGAAGGGCGCTCGCAGTCTGGTCCAGACGGACGAGAACAAGGAGATCGTGACGGCTCTTCGCGAAGTCGCCGCCGGTCATATCTCCCCGGACTACGCGGTCGAGGACGAAGGCGCCGAGGAGTAGCCGGAGCCAGCTGGCCTAGGCCAGTGTGACCGGGACGGAAAAGCCGACGCGCGTCCCGCGGCCTACTTCGCTCGAGAGATCGATCTCGCCGCCCATCAAGTCGAGAAGCTCGCGCACGAGGGTCAGGCCGAGGCCGGCACCCCGGTAGTCCGACGACGAAGTGTCGTCTACCTGGAAGAATTCTTCGAAGATGAATTCCTGGTCGTCGGCGCAGATTCCGATGCCCGTGTCCTGGATCGTGCAGCGGAGCCGATCGTCCTGGACTTCGGCGCCGATCTCGATGCGGCCCTGCTCGATGAACTTGGCGGCATTGTCGAGCAGCAGGAACAAGATCTGGTTCACCTTCGGCAGATCCGTCTGCAGCTTGGGCAGCGGTTCGACGATCTTCTTGTCGATCACCACGGGCTTGGAACCCAGGGTGTCTTGAACGCTGAAGATGGCTTCCTCGACGACTTCGCGGAAGTTGACGGTCTGCTGAGCGATCGACACCTCGCCCTGCTTGAGTCGCCAGAGATCGAGGATGTTCTGAAGCGTTCGCAGGAAGGCCGTGCCTTCGTCGAGAGCATTCCTCAGGTTGGCCCTGCCGGCTTCGGAGAGGTTCTCGTTCTCTCCCGCCAGCACGGAGATGACGGATTCGATGATGCTGTTGAGCGGGGTGCGCAATTCGCGCGACATCTTCTCGATGAAGTCGTTCTTGAGCCTCTGGACGCTTCCGAGCTTTTCCTGGCTCTGCAGCAACTCGATATCCTGGGCGAACAGGGCCTCGGATAGCTTCAGGATCTCCTCGCCGCTCTGGCCCGTTTCCGGTTCCTTGCCTACGAGCGCCTCTTCGAGTTCTCTCACACGACTGCAAAGGGCTTCGTGGTCGATGCGGAGTGCCACCGAGCTGGCCAGGTGGGCCACGTTCTCGGCCACGGCGAGGCTGGGCTCCCGTGGGCAAAGCAAGAGCAGGACGCCGTGGCAGGGGCCGGTATCGGCCTGTACGGGAAGCCCTAGCACGCCGCCGGCTTGCTGGGCAAGGCTCGCCGGATCGCCCTCGCGCACCTGTCGGGCTGCGGTGCCCATGACATCCCGGATCAAGGGCATCAACGCACCGGAGATTTCGCGGGCCTGCTCTGGAGAGTCGAGCCCTGCTGCGGCGCGTAGCCGGGGGCGAGCCGAGGAAGAGTCTCCAACCAGCAACAATGCAGCGCCACCGGCAGTCTGCTCCGCTGCGCGCGCTGCGGCGCGGCCGAGGGCAGCAGCCAGCGAGCGGTCGGCAGAGGTCTCCTGATCGGTCGCGAGGTCAGGTTCGGGAGGGGCGTCGTGCACTGCGGACATCTCTAGAACCTGTCGTCCGATTCGATCTCGAGATCGTCGGACGGCTTCTCGTCTTCCGTGCCGACTTCGTGATCATGGCCTTCCAGTGAGAGAGTCGTCTGGAAGTCGGTCGGATTCGAAGCCGCTGCCAGCGCGGTCTCGATGTTGATCTTGTTCGCCTTCAGCAAGTCCAGCAGGTGCTGGTCGAAGGTCTGCATCTTCTCCGAGCGACCGCGGGCGATGTAGTCCGTGAGTTCGGGCGTCTTGGCGGGATCCCGGATGCATTCCTGCATGGATCGCGTCATGCGCAAGACTTCGACCGCCGGGACGCGACCGTCTTCCTTCTTGTTCACCAGCAGACGCAATGAAACGATCGCCTTCAAGTTGTCCGCCAGGCGCGCCCTTACGTTCAGGTGCTCCTCGGTCGGGAAGAAGGAGACGAGCCGGTTGATGGTGGAGGCGACATCGGAAGTGTGGATGGTCGAGAAGACCAGGTGACCCGTCTCCGCTGCCTTCAGGGAGGTGTCTACCGTTTCCAGGTCGCGCATCTCGCCCACCATGATCACATCCGGGTCCTGGCGCAGGGCGGCGCGCAAGGCCGACGGGAACGACTCGGTATCCGTGCCGATTTCCCGCTGCGTGATGATCGATTTCTCGTGGCTGAAGACGAATTCGATCGGATCCTCGATCGTGATGATCTTTGCCTTCCGCTGTCGGTTGACCTCATTCAACATCGCGGCAAGCGTCGTCGATTTGCCCATGCCGGTCGCGCCGGTGACGAGCACATAGCCGCGGGTGACCTGGGCGATGTCCTTCAACACGCCGGGGAGGTTCAGCTCCTCGAAACCCTTGATCTGCAGCGGGATGACCCGCAGGACGATGTTGAAATGGCGGCGCTGCCGGGAGATGTTGACCCGGAAGCGGCCTTCATCCGGCAGCTCGTAGGCGAGATCCAGCTCGTTGAACTCCATGGCATCGCCATGCAGGCCGTCCTCCAGCAGCATGCCGGCGATCGCTTCGGTATCGCTGGGTTCGAGGACCTTGTATCGGAGCTCCACCAGGTTTCCGTTGAAGCGATACAACGGCAGGTTCCCCACCTGGAAGTGGATGTCCGAGGCTCCCTTCTCGATACCGAGTCGGAGCAGCCGGTACAGCGTCTCCCGTTCCATCGTGCTTCCTCAAGCCTCTTGGTGAGCCCACGGCGGACCGTGGGGCATCACCCCGTATCGGCGGATCCGCGGGGCGCTTGACCTCGATCCCTGGCCGGGCGGGTCGCTATCCTGAAGGCGCTCATCGGGCTCGGCAGGGCCCAGGAGGATCCATGGCCTCGCCCCCTCGCCTCAGCACTTCCAGGCTCCCGAAGCTCGTCTGCCTGCTCGTTTGGCTGATAGCGGGTCCCGGGCTCGCCGAGGAGGCTCCGCCCCAGGTGGGGCTGGATCGGCTCCTGGAACTCCCAGGAGGCCGCACCTACGAGATCGAAAAGAAGGGCGGCCGTACGCCCTCCGAGTGGCGCAAACGCTTTAGCCAGATTCGCGAGGACCTCGCCCTGGAGGAGAAGGCCCTGGAAGACTCCGAGCGGGAGCTCGAAGAGATCGCAGCCTCCACCGAGCCCTGGCAGATCGCACCGCCGATCCCCGGCGCGACGACCGTCGATGCGCCCCTCGACTATCGGCTACGTCAGGAGATCCGCCGCCATCGCAGCGAGATCGAGCGCCTGGAGGCCCGGCTCCAGAACCTCGAAGTCGAAGCCGACCTGGCCTCCGTCCCGCCGGAGTGGCGCAGCTGATCCGAACCTGAAAGCGTCCCCTTGGTTGCCGTCAGGTCTCGGGCTCTTCGGGGATGGCGGCGACCCATCGCGCGGCGTGAGGGAGTAGGACGAAGGCGGGTAGGGCGAGAGCTGCCGTTGCTGCAAAGAACGCGGCAAAGCCCACCTGCTCCGTGGCCCAGCCCGAGCCCATGCCGAGCAGACGTCCGGCTGTTGCGTAGGCGCCGGTGAGGACTGCGTACTGGACGGCTGCGTACTCGCGTTCGCAGATGCGCATCAGGAAGGCGAGAAAGCCCGAGGCGGCCAGGCCGCCGCAGAAGGATTCGATCAGGGACGCCGCGTAGATCGCCTCCGCGGGCATACCCGCTCTGGCCGCAGCCGCGTAACCGAGGTTCGAGCCCAGGGCGAAGACACCGAGCCAGAGAAGCGACCGGGAGATGCCGATGCGGCTTACGATCCACCCACCGACCGCTGCTCCAGCGACGGTGGCTGCCGTACCCAGGGTCGTCGAGACCAACGCGATCTCTTCGTTCGACAGGCCCCGCGCCACCCAGAAGGGCTTCAACATCGGGGCCATCGCCATGTCCCCCACGCGATAGAGGAGGACGAAGCCGAGCACGCCTGCCACCGCACCGCGGCTCTGCCAGGTGCGGAAGGCGTGGCGTAGGGGAGGGTGCCCGCCGGCCGGGCCGTCGACGCGCGGCGCGAGCCAGGTGGCGAGCGCCAGGGCCAGGGCGATCGCCCCGCCCGCGAGGTGTGCGGTCCGCCAGCCGAACGGACCCGCCAGGAGCAGCGGCAGCGTTCCCGCCAGGATCACGCCGACACGGTAGGTCGTGATGCGCACCGCATTCGCCATGCCTTCATCGCCCCGGCGCACCAGCCCGATCGTGTACGCATCGATGGCGATGTCCTGAGTGGCAGAGGCCGCGCACAACAGGCCCGTCCCGATCCACAGGCTCATGGCACTCGGTTGCTCGCTGCCACCGAAAAAGAGGGCGGCCGCGACCACGGCCATCGATCCGCTGATCCACGCCCGTCCCTCACCGAAACGTTGAACGAGGGGGGACCAGAGCGGCTTCGCTGCCCACGCCAGCCCGAGGCCCGAAAGCGCTCCGATCGTCTCGAGGGGGACGCCGGCCTGTGCCCAGTACACAGGCAGCAGGTCGCTGAAGATTCCCATCGGGAACCCTTCGATCACATAGACGCCCGCCACGATGGCGAGCATGCGCCTGCGCCCCACACCCCCTCCAGGTGGGCGGAGGATACCTGCAGAGGGACTCGACGCTGCAACAGGGGCCCGCTAGTGTGCGCCCACCGAGGGAGGGCCTATGCAGGACGAGAACGAACAGCACGGAACCGTTGATCTGGTGAGCGTGCTCTACATCGTTGGCGGGATTCCCGCGATCGTGGGCTTCGTCGTGATCCTGTTCACCCTGGTGAACTACTTCCCCGAGATCCCGGCTTAGCCTGAACGGCTCTCACCGGCCGGCAGCTTCTCCGCGCTTGCGGGGTGCCTGCCGCCAACCTGCCGGTCCGCGGATCGGCAAGTGTGATCCACATCTCCAAACGGAGTGGGTCCAAAATGCCTCGGTGGCCTAAACCCGTTTGAAAAACGGATAGTTAGGCTAAATCTTCCGGGGTCTCCCGACGATGAAGTGTGGGTAATGCACCCCGCTTCCATCCGCACCACGCTTCTGGCCACCTTGATCGGGCTGAGCACGGCCTGCGCCAACATCCCCGCCGCCAGCGACGCCCATTCCTACGACTACTTCGCCGCCCCCGCGACCCGGGACCCCTGGAGCCCGAAGATCGCCGGTTGGCAGGTGAGGGAGCTCCGGCCGGTTCCTGCGGTCGCCTCTGGCCCGTCCGCGCGCGATCTTCGCACGAAGTACAGCAGCTTCCGCAGCCAACAGCGGAGGGCTTCCGTCGATCCGCAGCATGTGGCCGCCGGGGTCGCCCGTTGGATCCAAAAACAGGCCCGCGCCCACTACGTGCCCGATGGCCCGATCGATCACTGGGCGACGCTCGAGGACACGCTCGCGAACAACGGGGACGATTGCGACGGCCTCGAACTGCTCGTCTATCACGCGCTTCGCGATCTGGGTTTCGGGGACGATCAGGTCTTCCGGGCCATCGTGTATCGACCGTCGGATGGCCAGCACCATATGGTCACCTTCTGGTTCGACCAGTCCGACGACCCCTGGGTCATCGACCCGACCGGCGCGATGACCCGCGGCATGCCTCGTATGTCCGAGATCGCCGGCTGGGTACCGCTGAAGGTCTTCACCGAGCACGCTGAGTGGAGCGTCCGGCCCACCCTGGCCTTCGCCGCGCGCTAGCGGTCTCTTGCCGAGTCCCCGGCGGCTCCTGTCGAGTCCCCGTCACTCCCGCTCGTCTCCCAGCGCCGATGCTCGGCGTGGGGATCGATTCGCAGGTAGCGCGATAGCCAAGCGACCCCGAGGTAGAAGGGGATCGTGTCCAGCAATGCGACCACCAGCTTGAACACGTAGCCCGAAACGATGAAGACCCTGAGTTGCGGCCAGATCGCCTCGGATTCGTTGATCGGCAGCCCTTGCGCCCAATAGTGGGTGATGGTGATGACGCAGACCGTGTCGACCAGCTGGCTTACGAGGGTCGAGCCGTTGTTGCGCAGCCAGAGGTGGCGTCCCTTCGTCAGGCGCTTCCAGAAGTGGAAGAGGTAGACATCGACCAGTTGGGCCGCGAGGTAGGCGACCATCGAGGCGAGCACCGCGCCCATCGTGAGCTGGCGGATGCGGTAGAAGGCGTAGTCTGGAGCGTCGATCGCAGGCAGGCCCGACGCTTCGAAGGAGGTCTCCGGCGGTAGCACTCCGCCGAGCCAGAGGAACATCACGACCCACAGGTTCAGGCCCAGCCCCACCCACACCACGTGGCTCGCGCGCTTTCGCCCGTAGAGCTCCGAGATGAAATCCGTGCACAAGAACGTGATCGGGTAGGGCAGTACTCCGACCGCGAGCGGCAGGGGGATCGTCCAGGGGCCGACCTGGAAGGAGAGATCCAGGAAGCGCGAGACTCCCAGGATGTTCAACATCGTCATCGAGCCGAGGAACAGGCCGGCGAGGATCAGGTACACGCGCTCCCGCCGCTCGTGAAGCGCGGAGTCGATGTAGTCGTAGGGAAGGCCGTCGCTCATGGCCCGGGAGTGTACCGCGGCACCACGAGAGGTCGGCTGTTACCCTCCGCTTTCACCAACAGGGGGGAACGGTGAGCATCGCCGAGGGAGAACTGCTGCCCATCGTGAAGGAATCGGAGCATCCGTGCTTCGATTGCACGAAGTGCTGCACCTACGTGGCCGTCGAGATCGACGAGCCGACGACGAACAAGGAATACGACTACGTCGTCTGGTACCTCGTGCACCACGGCGTTTCCGTCTTCGTCGATTGGGACAACAGCTGGTTCATCCGCTTCGATTCGCGTTGCCAGCACCTCTCTGTCGAGGGTCTGTGCGCGATCTATGAGACCCGCCCGATGATCTGCAAGGAATTCGATTGGCGCGAGTGCGAGCAGAACGTAGATGATGAGCAGCCGGACAAGTGGATCTGGACCCAGGCGGATCCCTTCGTCGAGTGGCTCGAGAGGAAGCGGCCGAAGGCCTACAAGAAGTTCGTGGCCTACCTGGCCAAGAAGCGCCGCAAGGGCGAAGAGAAAGAGCTTCAGCGGGTGAAGCCGAAGATCACCGATCTACCGGGTCCGCCCGAAACGCCGACTGAGCTCGCGCCCCCGCTCAGCTGATCGGAAGCGGAAAGAACGTCCCCGCCTGCTGCCTACTCGGGCTCGATCGGTTCGACCTCGAGCTGGAGATCCTTGGTCTGCTCGGCGGCCCGCTCCTGGGCACGGGCGCGCTCTTCCCGGATGTCGAGCAGGAGGTCCTTGCGCGTACGCTCTGCTTCGTCGCGCTCGGCCGCGATGCGGCCGCGCTTGAGGTTCATCAACCGTTCCTGGAGGAGTTGGTTGCGAAGGGCCACCAGTTCGCGCGGAAGGCGCACAGGCTTCACACCTTCTGCATGGCCGACCGAGACTTCCGCGCTGGTTTCGCTTCCGTCGCTGGCACGTGCGAGGACACGAATGCGGTTCAGGCCGGTGCGCACCGGTACGAGCGCGCCGTAGCTGCCGTCGGCCTGAATGCGCAGCTCGGTGGCGGCCTCGCCGGTCGTCTGGTTCGTGACTTCGATGGCTTCGATGTTCGCGAAGCTGACGCTTTCGATCACTTCCTTCAAATCGCCTGGCTCACGCACCGGGGTGAAGTAGCCGCCGGTTCGCGACGCCATCTCGACGGCGGCAACGGGCCGCTTCAATGCCTTGGTGCCGATCGCGAAGGAGTGGATGCGGACCTGGGCGCGGGCCGCGGCTTCCGCGGCACGCAACACACTGCGGGTATTGGAACGGATATCGCCCGGGTCATAGGGGGCGGTGGGTTCGCCGTCCGTGAAGAAGAGCACGACTTTCTCGCTCTCCGGGTCCGGTGTCGAGAGCCCGCCACGAAAGCCCTTGAGCTCACGGATGGCCTGGCGCAGGCCCGCGCCCATGTTGGTGCCGCCCGCGGGCCCGCGTTCCATGACATGCTGGAGCGCCTTCTCGACGCGGGCGAAATCCGTGGTGAGCGCTTCTTCGGTGATGGCGGCTGCCCCACCCGGGCTTCCGCCAATGACGATCGTTCCGCCCCTTCCGTAGGGGTCGCGGACGTTCTCGCTCTGGCCGGCGAAGGTGATGATGCCGACGCGTGTGTTCCGCGGGTCGAGCCCGCGCACCACCTGCTTGGCGGCCGCGATCTCCGCTGCCAGCACCGAATCACCTGGATCCGTGGAATTGAGAATTCCCCAGCGATCCTTGCCGAGGATGCCGTTGTCATTGATGTCGGCGCCGCTGGCTTCCGAAGTGGAGCCGGACGTATCGAGCACGATGATCACATCGAAGCGGCGAAACTCGCCGAGTAGCGCCAGGGCTCGTCCGGCAACGAATGCGCCGGTGGCTGCACCAACGACGGCACCGTCCGCTGGCTGTTCGATCTCCAGGCGGATCTCGGTCGAGAGGACGCCCGCACGGCCTAGCAACGGGCCCTCGCCCGGGATCTCACGGGGTGTGTCGGCCATTGCGAGCTGATCCGAGAGGGCGGCGTCTTCGCCGTTCGCATCGGTCCCATCATCGATGGGCGCAAAAGAGGTGAGCGGAAGTCCGAGGCCTCCCTCGGCCGGCGCCGCGATGGCGGCGAGCACCCCGGCGATCGGACCGACACCCAGGCGCAGCGAGTCGCCTTCCGGCCAGAGGGCCTGGAGGATGCCCACCACACTTCCCTCCGGCTGGCGAAGCACCGGCGAGCCGCCCCAACCCCGTAGATCACCGGGGACGTCGAGTTCGACCTCGAGGCGACCGTCCTCGACCTCGCGCACCGTGCCGTAGAGATTGTCCTGGTCGTGGGGGCGTGTGGCTGGCACTCCGAGGATGCGGACCCGCTCACCGACCAGGGTTTCCGCCGGCTCCACATCGGCTTCGAGGATCCGGATGCCCGTCGGCAAGGCGTCCAAGGCGAAGACGAGGTAGTCCTCGGCCAGGCTCGCTCCGGCCTCCGAGAAGGGCCGGCCCGGTTTCGCGAACAAGCGGGTGGAGGCGCTGACGAGGGTGCCGCTCTTGCCGAGCACGAACTGCACTTCGCCACCGCG from bacterium harbors:
- a CDS encoding AmpG family muropeptide MFS transporter, with the protein product MGRRRMLAIVAGVYVIEGFPMGIFSDLLPVYWAQAGVPLETIGALSGLGLAWAAKPLWSPLVQRFGEGRAWISGSMAVVAAALFFGGSEQPSAMSLWIGTGLLCAASATQDIAIDAYTIGLVRRGDEGMANAVRITTYRVGVILAGTLPLLLAGPFGWRTAHLAGGAIALALALATWLAPRVDGPAGGHPPLRHAFRTWQSRGAVAGVLGFVLLYRVGDMAMAPMLKPFWVARGLSNEEIALVSTTLGTAATVAGAAVGGWIVSRIGISRSLLWLGVFALGSNLGYAAAARAGMPAEAIYAASLIESFCGGLAASGFLAFLMRICEREYAAVQYAVLTGAYATAGRLLGMGSGWATEQVGFAAFFAATAALALPAFVLLPHAARWVAAIPEEPET
- a CDS encoding VWA domain-containing protein encodes the protein MAQGAPFLTLDRMLSRPTAWLALMLGLALLAAQPGDAVPAVARPKTPHLTTPAGSGTAFFLRASEEEVVAVTTAHNFDLPRLGRGGEVQFVLGKSGTLVSASTRLFAKPGRPFSEAGASLAEDYLVFALDALPTGIRILEADVEPAETLVGERVRILGVPATRPHDQDNLYGTVREVEDGRLEVELDVPGDLRGWGGSPVLRQPEGSVVGILQALWPEGDSLRLGVGPIAGVLAAIAAPAEGGLGLPLTSFAPIDDGTDANGEDAALSDQLAMADTPREIPGEGPLLGRAGVLSTEIRLEIEQPADGAVVGAATGAFVAGRALALLGEFRRFDVIIVLDTSGSTSEASGADINDNGILGKDRWGILNSTDPGDSVLAAEIAAAKQVVRGLDPRNTRVGIITFAGQSENVRDPYGRGGTIVIGGSPGGAAAITEEALTTDFARVEKALQHVMERGPAGGTNMGAGLRQAIRELKGFRGGLSTPDPESEKVVLFFTDGEPTAPYDPGDIRSNTRSVLRAAEAAARAQVRIHSFAIGTKALKRPVAAVEMASRTGGYFTPVREPGDLKEVIESVSFANIEAIEVTNQTTGEAATELRIQADGSYGALVPVRTGLNRIRVLARASDGSETSAEVSVGHAEGVKPVRLPRELVALRNQLLQERLMNLKRGRIAAERDEAERTRKDLLLDIREERARAQERAAEQTKDLQLEVEPIEPE
- a CDS encoding AURKAIP1/COX24 domain-containing protein, with the translated sequence MGSVIKKRRKKMRKHKKKKLLKRARHKRKR
- a CDS encoding DNA-directed RNA polymerase subunit omega encodes the protein MARITIEDCTAKVPNRFHLVQMVAIRAKQLKKGARSLVQTDENKEIVTALREVAAGHISPDYAVEDEGAEE
- a CDS encoding HAMP domain-containing histidine kinase — its product is MSAVHDAPPEPDLATDQETSADRSLAAALGRAAARAAEQTAGGAALLLVGDSSSARPRLRAAAGLDSPEQAREISGALMPLIRDVMGTAARQVREGDPASLAQQAGGVLGLPVQADTGPCHGVLLLLCPREPSLAVAENVAHLASSVALRIDHEALCSRVRELEEALVGKEPETGQSGEEILKLSEALFAQDIELLQSQEKLGSVQRLKNDFIEKMSRELRTPLNSIIESVISVLAGENENLSEAGRANLRNALDEGTAFLRTLQNILDLWRLKQGEVSIAQQTVNFREVVEEAIFSVQDTLGSKPVVIDKKIVEPLPKLQTDLPKVNQILFLLLDNAAKFIEQGRIEIGAEVQDDRLRCTIQDTGIGICADDQEFIFEEFFQVDDTSSSDYRGAGLGLTLVRELLDLMGGEIDLSSEVGRGTRVGFSVPVTLA
- a CDS encoding tetratricopeptide repeat protein is translated as MTAEEQYRRGRDLLAAGQFAEALEHFRKAHNLDQANPRYRSFYGLGLALVDRRFDRALELCRSAAKEEFFNPELYHNLSRVHLAFGFKAEAIRYLRRGLMIDPSNGEMLGELQSLGMRSAPMLTFLPRRHPINRLLGRVRRVWVRPGGAPIQQTA
- a CDS encoding queuosine precursor transporter — encoded protein: MSDGLPYDYIDSALHERRERVYLILAGLFLGSMTMLNILGVSRFLDLSFQVGPWTIPLPLAVGVLPYPITFLCTDFISELYGRKRASHVVWVGLGLNLWVVMFLWLGGVLPPETSFEASGLPAIDAPDYAFYRIRQLTMGAVLASMVAYLAAQLVDVYLFHFWKRLTKGRHLWLRNNGSTLVSQLVDTVCVITITHYWAQGLPINESEAIWPQLRVFIVSGYVFKLVVALLDTIPFYLGVAWLSRYLRIDPHAEHRRWETSGSDGDSTGAAGDSARDR
- a CDS encoding histidine biosynthesis protein HisIE produces the protein MAARKKATRKKATRKKATRKKATRKKATRKKATRKKATRKKATRKKATRKKATRKKATRKKATRRKKATRKKATRKKATRRKKATRKKATRKKATRRKKATRKKATRKKATRKKATRKKATRRKKATRRR
- a CDS encoding YkgJ family cysteine cluster protein, giving the protein MSIAEGELLPIVKESEHPCFDCTKCCTYVAVEIDEPTTNKEYDYVVWYLVHHGVSVFVDWDNSWFIRFDSRCQHLSVEGLCAIYETRPMICKEFDWRECEQNVDDEQPDKWIWTQADPFVEWLERKRPKAYKKFVAYLAKKRRKGEEKELQRVKPKITDLPGPPETPTELAPPLS
- a CDS encoding PilT/PilU family type 4a pilus ATPase — protein: MERETLYRLLRLGIEKGASDIHFQVGNLPLYRFNGNLVELRYKVLEPSDTEAIAGMLLEDGLHGDAMEFNELDLAYELPDEGRFRVNISRQRRHFNIVLRVIPLQIKGFEELNLPGVLKDIAQVTRGYVLVTGATGMGKSTTLAAMLNEVNRQRKAKIITIEDPIEFVFSHEKSIITQREIGTDTESFPSALRAALRQDPDVIMVGEMRDLETVDTSLKAAETGHLVFSTIHTSDVASTINRLVSFFPTEEHLNVRARLADNLKAIVSLRLLVNKKEDGRVPAVEVLRMTRSMQECIRDPAKTPELTDYIARGRSEKMQTFDQHLLDLLKANKINIETALAAASNPTDFQTTLSLEGHDHEVGTEDEKPSDDLEIESDDRF